Genomic window (Streptosporangium brasiliense):
CGATCGCCCCGTTGATCGCCCGCGCGATCACCGAGGTCTTCAGTGACGGCTCGGTGACGAGCCTGTTCGAAGGCGACAGCTGACCGCGTCCCGACCCGCGAGGGTATGCCGGTGGCCGGACCGAGCGGCGACGCGCGGCGTCGCGGACAACACGAGGTAGGCCACCGGCCCTCAGCAGCCGGCCCGCGGCGCCCGGCCCGCGGCGCCCGGGCCGCGGCGCCCGCGACGCGCGGCGCCGCGGGCGCCAGGGCCGGAGCCCGGCGATATGCCGGTAGGCTGGTCAGGTTGAGTGCGTTCGTAACGCCTTCCGCTAGGGCGGGTGAGGGAGAACGCGCCTTTCCATCCGTCGAAGATCCCTAGGAGATCCGTCGTGTCCGAAGTAGTCATCAACGCCGAGTCGCGCACCGAGTTCGGCAAGGGCGCCGCCCGCAAGATCCGTCGCGAGCACAAGGTGCCCGTCGTCCTCTACGGACACGGCACGGACCCGCAGCACCTGTCCCTCCCGGGCCACGAGCTCCTGCTCGCCCTGCGCACGCCGAACGTGCTGATCCGCCTCCAGGGCGCGGTCACCGAGCTGGCGCTGCCCAAGGGCGTCCAGCGTGACCCGATCAAGGGCTTCCTCGAGCACGTCGACCTCCTCCTCGTCAAGCGCGGCGAGAAGGTCACCGTCGACATCCCCGTCACCGTGGTGGGCGAGGTGGCCGACGGCATCCTCGACCAGCAGCTCGTCTCCGTCTCGGTCGAGGCCGAGGCCACCCACATCCCGACGGGTGTCGAGGTCGACGTCGAGGGCCTGGAGGTCGGCGCCCAGATCACCGCCGGCGACCTGAAGCTCCCCCAGGGCGCCACCCTGGTCGCCGAGCCGGAGACGCTGGTCCTGCACGTCACCGCCGTCCCGACCGCCGAGCCGGAGGCCGAGGCCGAGGGTGAGGCCGCCGAGGCCGGCGAGGGCGCGGAGGGCGAGTCCGCCGAGGCCGCCGAGTAGTTTTCTCTGCTACACCTGTCAGGGCAGTCCGCGACCGGACTGCCCTGACGCGCATATGAAGGGATGCCGACCATGGACCGCTGGTTGGTGGTGGGCCTGGGGAATCCCGGGCCGGAGTATGCCGGGAACCGGCACAACGCGGGTTTCATGGTGCTCGACGAGCTCGCCGCGCGGGCCGGGGGGCGCTTCAAGGCGCACCGGTCGCGGGCCGAGGTGCTGGAGGGCCGCCTGGCGGGCGCCCCCGCGGTGCTGGCCAAGCCGCTGTCCTACATGAACCTGTCGGGCGGACCGGTCAAGGCCCTGGCCGACTTCTACAAGGTGGACCCGGCACGGGTGATCGCCGTCCACGACGAGCTGGACATCCCCTACGGCGCGCTCCGGGCCAAGCTGGGCGGCGGCGACAACGGCCACAACGGGCTGAAGTCGATCACCAAGTCCCTGGCGACCAAGGACTACCTGCGGGTCCGGTTCGGCATCGGCCGCCCGCCCGGCCGGATGGACGCCGCGGCCTACGTGCTGCGCGACTTCGCCACCGCCGAGCGCAAGGACCTGGCGTTCCTGGTGGACCGGGCCGCCGACGTGGTGGAGTCGCTGATCGGCTCAGGGCTCGAGGCGACCCAGAACACCTTCCACGCCGGTGATCTGAACGTCTCCGGCCCGCCCAGGTAGCCGGGGCGCGGCGCCGGCGTTCCCGTGCCGCGCCGGCCGTGCCGTGGCGGACCCGCCGGCGTGCCGTACGGGCCGCCCCGGTGTTCAGCGCTGTGCCGTACGGGCCGCTCCGACGTTCCGCGCCGTGCCGTACGGGCGGCTCAGGTGAGGGTCATCAGGTTCTGCAGCAGTTCGGCCTGCTCGACGGCGTCGTCGAGCGCGTTGTGGGTGTGCGGCCGGGAGGAGAGCAGGTGCTTGGGCATCTGCCGTTTGGTGGCCCATCCGACGGGCACGCCCGCCCTGGCGGCGTAGAACGTCTTGAGGTCGAGGCAGCGTGAGTGCCCGAACGGCGAGGCGCCGCCGAAGCGCATGAAGTACCAGTACATCCACATCCAGTCGTAGGAGAGTGGATAGGCCGCCATCACCGGCGTGCTGTTGCCGCACACCTCGCGGATCCACCCGGCGGCGCCCTTCATCGCCTCGGCCGGGTCGGCGCCCTCGCGGATCAGCGTCTCCCGGTCGAGCCCGCTGACGGCGAGCGCCTCGGGCACGTGGTCGTCGCTGATGGGCCTCAGCTCGGCGTAGAAGGTGTGGAGCTGCGGGTCGACGGGTTCGAAGACCTTTCCGGTCATCCGCCCGGCCACGGCCATGCCGAAACTGACCATCGAGTACGGCCCCGGGATCGGGCCATCAGCCTCAATGTCCACAGAGATATACGTTTCGGTCTTCAACCTCCTGGCCTTTCTTCCGCCCGCTAGCATTCGGTGACTGTCCGTTTGTCAATGGTTACGTAGGGGGAGCGCGTGCGCGACGTGACCGTCGTCCAGGCGGCGCCGAGATCCGTCCCGGTGTCCCGGCCGCGCATGCCGGGGTGGGTGCGCGGTTACCGGGCGCGGGCCGTCGCCGCAGACCTCTGCTCCGCCTCCCTCGCCGGTTTTCTCGCGCTGTTCGTCCGCTTCGGCGAGGTTACTCCCTACGTCATCCCCTACGTGATGTTGAGCGCCGCGCTCCCCGCCGCCTGGGTCTGCGCGGTCGCGCTGAACCGCGCCTACGAGCCCCGGCTGTTCGGCCTGGGGTCCGAGGAGTTCCAGCGGGTCTTCCAGTGCGGGTTCATGCTCACCGCGGCCCTCGCCATCGGCGCCTACGGGACCAAGACCGACGTGGCCCGCGGTTACGTGGTGCTCGCGATCCCGTTGACGACCTTCCTCACCCTCCTGGCCCGTTACGGCCTGCGCCGTCGCCTGCACCGCAGGCGGGCGCAGGGCGGCTGCATGCGGCGGGTCGTGACGGTGGGCCACCGGGCCGCGACCGCCGAGCTGATCCGCCGCTTCCGCCGGGAGCGCTATCACGGCATGGAGGTCGTGGGGGTCTGCATGCCGCGTGACGGCATGGGCGACGTGGAGGGGGTCCCCGTCCTGGGGGACCTGTCCGACGTCCCGCTCGTGGTCGGGCAGATCGCGGCCGACACCGTGGCCGTGCTGGCCTGTCCGGAGATGGACGGGGTGGCGCTGCGGCGGCTGGCCTGGCGGCTGGAGAAGACCGACACCGATCTGGTGGTGGCGCCGGCGCTCATGGAGGTGGCGGGGCCGCGGATCACGATCCGCCCGGCGGCGGGGCTACCGCTGCTGCACGTGGACCACCCCGAGATCGCCGGCCTGCGTCAGGTGGTCAAGAACCTCTTCGACCGGTTGGGGGCGGGGCTGCTGCTGGTGGCGCTGCTGCCGCTGCTGGCCGCCCTGGCGGTGGCCGTGCGGATGTCGAGTCCCGGCCCCGCGTTCTTCCGCCAGACACGGGTGGGCCGGGGCGGCACCGAGTTCACGATCTACAAGTTCCGGACGATGGGCGCCGACGCCGAGCGGCAGCGGATCGAGCTCACCGGGGACGGGCAGGGCGTGCTGTTCAAGATCCGGAAAGATCCGCGGGTGACCCCGCTGGGCGCCCGGCTGCGCCGTCACTCCCTGGACGAGCTGCCTCAGCTGATCAACGTGATGCTCGGTCACATGTCCCTGGTCGGGCCCCGGCCGCCGCTGCCGGACGAGGTCGCCCGCTACGGGGACGACGTCCGGCGCAGGCTCCTGGTCAAGCCGGGGATGACCGGCCTTTGGCAAGTGAGTGGACGATCTGACCTATCTTGGGAGGAATCGGTGCGGTTGGATTTGCGTTATGTGGAGAATTGGTCCCTCACGCTGGACCTGCAGATCCTGTGGAAGACTTGGTCGGCTGTCGCGCGAGGAGCTGGAGCATACTGATGACGATCCGCGACGATCACACTCTCGCCACGGACCTGGCGACCGAGGCCGGTGAGAGGTTGCTGGCCCTGAGGGAGAAAGAGGGGTTCGCCGACCCCACCGCGCTCCGCAAGGAGGGCGACGCCTCCGCGCACCTGTTCCTGATGGAGGCCCTCGCACGGTCGCGCCCGGGTGACAGTGTGCTGTCGGAGGAGGCGACCAGGGAGGAGCGTCTCGACCCCCGGCGGCTCAGGGCCGAGCGGGTCTGGATCGTCGACCCGCTCGACGGCACCCGCGAGTTCGCCGAGGAGGGCCGCGCCGACTGGGCGGTCCACGTGGCGCTCTGGGAGCGTGGGGAGCTGACCGCCGGGGCGGTGGCGCTCCCCGCCCAGGGCCGCACGCTGTCCACCCTCGAACCCCCCGTGCTGCCGGCGGCGCGGCCGCAGGCCAGGCCGCGGATCGCGGTCAGCCGGACCCGCCCGCCGGAGTTCGTCCAGAACCTGGCCACCCGGGCCGGCGCCGACCTGGTGCCGATCGGATCGGCGGGCGCGAAGATCTCCGCGGTGCTCACCGGAGAGGTCGAGGCCTACGTGCACGCCGGTGGTCAGTACGAATGGGATTCCGCCGCGCCGGTGGCGGTGGCCCTGGCCGCCGGGGCCCACGCCAGCCGTGTCGACGGCTCGCCGCTGACGTATAACCAAGGTGACCCGTCACTGCCGGATATCCTTGTTTCCCTACCGGGACTAGCGCCAACGCTGCTCGCTGGAATCCGGGATCTGCACCGATAAATCCCCGCTAGGAGAGTCTGATGCTCCAGTGCGACTACACCACGTCGCAGCTCGATGTCCTCGAGGCAGAGGCCATTCACATCATGCGCGAAGTGGCGGCCGAGTTCGAGCGTCCGTGTCTGCTCTTCTCCGGTGGTAAAGATTCCATCGTCATGCTCCGCATCGCGGAGAAGGCGTTCTGGCCCGCGCCGATCCCCTTCCCGCTGATGCACGTCGACACCGGGCACAACTTCCCCGAGGTCATCGAGTTCCGGGACCGCCGGGCCGCGGAGCTGGGGGCGCGCCTGGTCGTGGCCAGCGTGCAGGACTCCATCGACGCCGGCCGGGTGGCCGAGGAGACCGGCCGCCGGGCCTCCCGCAACCGGCTGCAGACCACCACCCTGCTCGACGCGATCGAGGACAACGAGTACGACGCGGTGTTCGGCGGCGCCCGCCGCGACGAGGAGAAGGCCCGCGCCAAGGAGCGGGTGTTCTCCTTCCGTGACGAGTTCGGCCAGTGGGACCCGAAGAGCCAGCGGCCGGAGCTGTGGAACCTCTACAACTCCAAGATCCGCAAGGGCGAGCACATCCGGGTGTTCCCGCTGTCCAACTGGACCGAGCTCGACATCTGGGACTACATCCGGCGCGAGGGCATCGAGATCCCGTCGATCTACTACGCGCACACGCGCAAGGTGTTCGAGCGAGACGGCATGCTGCTGGCCGACAGCGAGTTCATCACCCGCGACGAGGACGAGCCGCTCTTCGAGGCCGTGGTCCGCTACCGCACGGTCGGCGACGTGACCTGCACCGGCGCCGTCCAGTCCGCCGCCGCGACGGTCGAAGAGATCATCAACGAGATCGCCGCCACCAGGATCACCGAGCGCGGCGCCACCCGCGCCGACGACCGCGCCTCCGAGGCCTCCATGGAAGACCGCAAGAGGGAGGGCTACTTCTAGTGCGAGACCTCCTGCCGCGCCGCTCGGCCCGCACGGAAGGGCGGCCGCGTGAGATCCGAGGGCCACTTCCGACGCAGTCTTCCCGCGAAAGCCGTACGACCTCTGGAGAGCAGTTCTGATGGACATCCTTCGCTTTGCCACGGCGGGAAGCGTCGACGACGGAAAGTCGACCCTCATCGGGCGGCTGCTCTTCGACTCCAAGGCGATCTTCGAAGACCAGCTTGAGGCGGTCGAGCGCACCTCGCGCGACCGCGGCACCGAATACACCGACCTGTCGCTGCTCACCGACGGCCTGCGGGCCGAGCGGGAGCAGGGCATCACGATCGACGTGGCCTACCGCTACTTCGCCACTCCCAAGCGCAAGTTCATCATCGCCGACACCCCCGGGCACATCCAGTACACCCGCAACATGGTCACCGGCGCATCCACGGCCGACCTGGCGATCGTCCTGATCGACGCGCGCAAGGGCGTGCTGGAGCAGTCACGGCGGCACGCCTTCCTGACGACGCTGCTGCGGGTGCCGCACCTGGTGCTGGCCGTCAACAAGATGGACCTGGTCGACTACTCCCAGGAGCGGTTCGAGGAGATCCGCGAGGAGTTCACCTCGTTCGCCGCGAAGCTGAACGCGCCCGACCTGACGTTCATCCCGATCTCGGCGCTGCACGGCGACAACGTGGTCTCGCGTTCGGAGAACATGCCCTGGTACAACGGCTCCTCCCTGCTGCACCACCTGGAGCACGTGCACATCGCCTCCGACCGGAACCTGGTCGACGTGCGCTTCCCCGTCCAATACGTCATCCGGCCCCAGCGGGCCACCGACCCGGCCCTCCACGACTACCGGGGCTACGCGGGCCAGGTCGCCGGCGGCGTGCTGAAGCCGGGTGACGAGGTCATGCACCTGCCCTCGGGCCTGGTCACCCGGATCGCGTCGATCGACACCTTCGACGGGCCGGTGGAGGAGGCGTTCGCGCCGATGTCGGTGACCCTCCGGCTGGAGGACGACATCGACATCTCGCGCGGCGACATGATCTGCCGTCCGAACAACCAGCCGCACGTCGCCCAGGAGCTGGAGGCGATGATCTGCTGGATGACCGACGCCAGCAAGCTGGGCCCGCGCACCAAGCTGACCATCAAGCACACCACCCGCACGGCGCGGGCCCTGGTCCGCGATCTGCACTACCGGCTCGACGTCAACACCCTGCACCGCGACGAGTCGGCCCAGTCGCTCACCCTGAACGAGATCGGCCGGGTCTCGCTCCGCGTCACCCAGCCGCTGTTCGTCGACGACTACGCGCGAAACCGTCTTACCGGCGGCTTCATCCTCGTGGACGAGGCCACCAGCAACACCGTCGGCGCCGGGATGATCGTCGAAGCCAAGTAGGGCTCCCCGGCCACCCGCCGCGCACCCCACGCCGGCCCCCTCCACCGCCGTCACCACGGGCGGAGGAGGGGGCCGTCGCGCTGTCCGGAGAGGCGGGGAGGGAGCCGGAGACTCCGGACGGGACACAGCAGGGGGACGGTCTGCCCTGGGGGGTGGGGCGGGGCCGGTGGGCTGTGGACGGACGCGGTCTCGGCATGACGTCCCGCAGGTAGATCCTTTGTCTGTTCCCTAACCCATTGATTACTCTCCGCGCTATTGTCAGCACGTTCCGTATCCGCTGGGTAAGGATTCGTGCCTGTGTCTGACAGCCCGGCCCCCGCCAGGGTCGTTTTCGTGGGCGGCCTCGGCCGCAGCGGCACCACGCTGCTGGAGCGTCTCCTCGGCGAGGTGCCCGGCATCGCGCCGCTCGGGGAGGTCGTGCACCTCTGGGCCAGAGGCGTGCTGGCGGACGAGGCGTGCGGATGCCGCGAGCCGTTCGGCTCGTGCCCGTTCTGGCGCGAGGTCGGCGAGCGCGCGTTCGGCGGCTGGTCGGAGGCACTGGCCCACCGGGTGCTGGCGCTCCGCCACCGGGTGGACCGCACCCGCCGCATCCCCACGCTGGCCCAGCTCCTCACCGAGGAATGGCCGGGCGTGGCCGGACGGCCGTCCACGGGGCTGGGGGAGCCGGGCGGGGCCGGACGGCCGTTCCCAGGACTGGCCGAGCTGGGCGGGCACACCGGCGGATGGCCCTCCCCGGGGCTGGCCGAGCTGGGCGAATACGCCGCCGCCCACCGCCGCCTCTACGACGCGGCGGGCGAGGTCGCCGGCTGCCCGATCGTGATCGACTCCAGCAAGCACGCCTCCCTGGCCTTCTGCCTGGCCGCCACCGGAGTCGACGTGCACGTCGTGCACGTCGTGCGCGACCCCCGCGCGGTCGCGCACTCCTGGCACCGGCGGGTCGCCCGCCCCGAGGACGGCCACCCGATGACCCGCTGGTCGCCGGCCCGCACCTCGCTGCACTGGCTGGCCCAGAACCTCAGCCTCGAACTCCTGGGCCGCCGGGGTGTCTCCGTCACCCGGGTCCGCTACGAGGATCTCCTCGGCGCGCCGGTCGACACGCTCCGGCGGGTGGTCGCCAGGATCGGCCTCCGGCCCCGCCTCGACTTCCTCGCCGACGGCGAGGCCGAGCTCTCGGTGGCCCACACGGCCTCGGGCAACCCCATGCGCTTCACGGTCGGCCGGATCGGGCTGACCCCGGACGACGGCTGGCGCACCGCCGCCTCGGCCCGGCACCAACGCCTGGTCACCGCACTGACCTGGCCGCTCATGAACAAGTACGGCTATCGCGGGAGGCTCGCGTGAGTCCATCGGTGGGCGTGGTCATCCCCACGAGAGGGCACAGGCCCGAACAGCTGCGCTCGGCCACGCGTGCCGCGCTCGGCCAGGACCATCCCGGCGCCGTCGAGGTCGTCATCGTCGTCGACGGCGCAGACCCGGCGCTGGTGACCGACCAGGTGGCCGGCCTGCTGGCCCGCCGCGCTCCGGGGGCCCGGCGGGAGCAGACGGCCCCGCGGGGCGTCCGGGTGGCGGCCAACCGGCTCAGCCCCGGCCTGCCGGGGGCGCGCAACACGGGCATCGCGGCGCTCGGCACCGACCTGGTGTCCTTCTGCGACGACGACGACGAGTGGCTGCCCGGCAAGGTCGGCGCCCAGGTCGCCGCGCTGGAGGCCGAGCCGGGCGCGGAGTTCTCCAGCTGCGCCATCGAGGTCGAGTACGGCTCGCGCCGCGTCCCCCGCCTCGCCGGGACCGGCCTGGTCACCCGCGCCTACCTGGTGCGCTCGCGCATGGTGATGGTGCACTCCTCGACGTTCCTGTTCCGGCGCGGCACGCTCTGGGCCGACGAGAGCGCGCCCGGCGGCCAGAACGAGGACTGGGACCTGGCGCTGCGCGCCGCCGCGCGCCACCCGATCGCGCATGTCGACCGTCCTCTGGTACGCGTCCGCTGGGGTGGCTCCCTGTACGCCACCCGTTGGGCCGACCGGATCGCCGGGCTGGAGTGGATGCTCGCCCGGCACCCTGATCTGGCCGTGGATCCGCGCGGCGCGGCGCGGGTCTACGGTCAGCTCGCCTTCCACCACGCCGCCCTCGGCCGGCGGCGGGAGGCGGGCCGCTGGGCCTGGCGGGCCTTCGCCGCGCGGCGCGGCGAACTCCGCGCGCCGATCGCGCTCGCCGTGGCGGCGGGCCTGGTCTCGGCGCAGACCGTGCTCAGCACGTTGCACCACCGCGGGCACGGCATCTGATGGCGTTCAGGACCGTCCATGAGACGTTGAGCGTCCCGCGCCAGCGGTCGCGGCCGGACAGGGCCACCCGCAGGCGGTTGCGCCGCAGGGTGCAGGTGGCGGGGCTGGCGATCGACCCGATGACCGAGGGCGAGGTCGTCGACCACGTGGTCGCCGCGTTGAAACGCGGCGAGGGCGGCCACCTCGTCACTCCGAACGTGGACATCACCTGGGCCGCCGCCCGTGATCCCGAGGCGCGCGGGATCATCGAGGGGGCCGATCTCGTGGTGGCCGACGGCATGCCGCTGGTGTGGGCGGCGAGGCTGCTCGGCACGCCCGTCCCCGCCCGGGTCACCGGCGCCGACCTGATCTGGTCCCTGGCCGAGGCCGCCACCTTCTACCGCTACCCGATCTACCTGCTGGGCGGCCCGCCGGGAGTGGCCAGGCAGGCGGCCGAACGGCTGACTGCCCGCCATCCAGGACTGCTCGTCGCCGGGACCGACACCCCACCGTACGGGTTCGAGGCCAGCGACGAGGGTTACGCGGAGGTCCGGGACGCCGTGGTGGCCGCCGGGCCCCGGCTGGTCTTCGTCGGACTGGGCTTCCCCAAGCAGGACCGGCTCATCGCGGCGCTCCGCAAGGACCTGCCCGGCACCTGGTTCGTCGGGTGCGGTTCGGCCATCGCCTTCGCGGCCGGCGCGGTCCGCCGGGCGCCCCGGTGGATGCAGGGAGCCGGGCTGGAGTGGCTCTTCCGGCTGCTCAACGAGCCCGGCCGGCTGGCCCGCCGGTATCTGCTCCATGATCTGCCGTTCGCGCTCTGGCTGCTCACCGCCTGCCTGCTGCGCCGCCTGTTCTCCTGAGCTCCCGAGGCCGGCCTGTTCTCCCGAGGCCGGCCCGCTCCCGGAGACAGCCCGTTCCCCGGGCGCCGCCCGTGTCGGCCGTGATCATGGGCGCCGGCGGCCGGACACGCCGGACAGCGCCCCTGAGCGGCTGCGGCGACCGTGGGTCAGCGGGCGGCCAGCTCCGTGACCCGGTGGATCTCCTCCGGGGTCAGCCGTCCGGCTGCGGTGGCCAGGGCCTGGCGGGAGTCCATCGGCCGGTAGGCGGTGCGGGACAGGCCGCTCCAGGCGAAGCCGCCGGTGCCGGTGGCAGCCGAGGTGCAGGCGCGGGAGATGCGCTCCCCGGCGCGGTCGGACCAGCTCAGGCCCGACCACTCATACAGCCGGCGGAAGCCCCGCTGCGGGTCGGCGGCCAGATCCTCGTAGCGGGCCAGCAGGATCCCCGGATGGCGCGCGGCCAGGTCGGCGGCGACGGTCCGGGCCGCGCGCCACAGGGCGACGGCCTTGACGACCCGATCCTGGCAGCCGACCAGCGGGCGCAGCTCCTCCAGGTGCGGGTGGTCGCGGACCAGCAGCGGCTGTTCGAGCAGCTCGTGGAAGTAGACCGTCCAGCCGAGCCGCTGCCAGCTCCCGACGAACGACACCGGGTCGCGGACCAGGATCACCACCCGGCAGCCGAGCCGCTCGGCGAACCAGCCGGCCGAGAACAGCGCGAACGGGTCGTCCAGCAGCGCCCGGCGCCCGGCCAGCCGACCGAGTGTGAACGCCGTGCCGTAGCGGACCATCCTCGCCAGGTCGTACGGCGAGCGGTTGCGGCGCAGCTCGGCCAGGAACCTGTAGCGCAGCGCGACGGTGTCGGAGAAGGCGGGCAGCCAGCGGCCGTCGTTGTCCGGGCAGATGTACTGGAAACGGTGGGTGACCCGGGCGTTGAGCACCCCGGGACTCTGCCCGGGCGGATGCTGGGGGTTCAGCGGCTCGTTGACGTAGACCAGCTCGCCGCCGGCCGCGAGCATCTTGCCCGTCCAGCTCGTCCCGCTCCGGGGCAGCCCGGTCACCAGCACCGGCGTCATCGCGCCCGCCATGTTCTCAGGGCGGCCCGGCTGTGGACACCGAAGGGGCGCAGGCCGTACCGGCGGTGGATCAGCCACAGCGGCAGCAGGTTCTTGACCAGCATGCCCCCGGCCCAGCCGAGGGCGGCTCCGGACGCCCCGCAGGCGGGGATCAGCAGCGCGTCCAGCGTCAGGGTCACCGCGATGGCGGCGGCGAGGACGGCCAGGCTCGGACCGGTGTGTCCGGCGGCGGTCAGCACCACGTCGACCATGCCGCAGGCGGTGGCGAGCATCATCGTCGCGGCCAGCACGAGCGCCACCGGGACGCCGGAGGCGTAGCCGTCGCCGAACAGGCCGAGCAGCCACGGCGCGAGCGCGGCGTAGCACAGCCAGAGCGGCCAGGTCAGCAGGGTGAGCCACATGGTGGTCGACTGGTAGAGCTCACGGGCGCGCGCCAGGTCGCCCTCGGCCAGCGCGCGCACCAGCCTCGGCTGCACGGCCTGGGTCAGCCCCTGGTTGACGAGCTGGCCCACGACCTTGAACCGGGTGGCGGCGGTGTAGACGGCGGCCTCGGCCGGTCCGGCGAGCACGGCCACGATCACGATGTCGAGCCGCTGGAACACCGCCTGGATCGCGGCGGCCATCGACCGGGGCCAGGTGTAGCGCCACAGGTCGTGCGCGGTCCCCGGCAGGTAGGGGCCGCGCGGCAGCCGCCGGCGCAGCCAGAGCGCCGACAGCAGCAGGACCGGCAGGGAGGGCAGGGCCCAGGCCGCCGCGAGCAGCGGCACCGACTCCGCGCCCGCCAGCACCACGGCCGAGACCAGCAGGAGCTGGCCCACCGGCTGGAGCACGCCGTCCAGCAGCACGGTCGGCCGCATCGCGCCGAACCCGCGGGAGGCGGCCACCACGACGTCGGCGCACACCAGCACCGGCAGCGCCGCGGCCAGCACCAGGACCGTGGGGTCGGGGGAGACGGACAGCGCCGTCGCCCCGGCGGCCAGCGAGAGCGCCCCGACCGGGACGAGCGCCGCGCGGACGTAGCCGGAGGTGCAGCGGTAGCCGAACGGCCGGGACCGGGCGATGAAGTAGATCAGCCCGCTGCCGGCGTCCAGCCGCAGGATCCCGGCGGCCATCAGGCACAGCGCGGTCGCCGCGAAGAAGGCGCCCGCGACCTCCTGACCGGCTCCCCGGACGACCAGCACGACCACCCCGAACTGCGCGGCGGCGCCGATCCCGGCCCCGGCCACCCCGGCCAGCCCGCCCCGTGCCAGGCCGCTCAGGCGGGGCGGGGTCAGCGTCACCATGTCGGCTCCTCCTCGTCCGGCGTGAGCGGCCGGGCCGAGGCCGGTGCTCCCCTGTCGGCTCCGCGCCGGCCGGCGGCGGGCCGGGGCGGGGTCAGCGTCGCCATGTCGGCTCCGCGCCGAGCCACGGGGTCAGCAGGGCGTCGGACTCCTCGAAGTGGTCGGCCAGCTCGCGGCGGAGCGAGTCGGGCATCGGCGCGGGCCGGGGCCGGGCGTTGTGCCGCTCGAACACCGGGTCGCCGATGTGCGGCAGTCCGAGGAACTCCAGCACCCGGTCGTAGACGACCTCCGGCCCGGCGAAGAAGCGCCCGCTGTCCAGGACGAGCAGCCGGTCCCGGCCGATCAGCGGCTCCAGCGGGGCGAGCTGCTCGGCGTAGCGACCCCTGGCCAGGTAGGCGTGGTGGCGGTGGGCGTGGTTCACCGAGTGCGGGGCGGCGCGCAGCCCCTCCACCGCCCCGGCCAGCCGGCTCTCCTCCAGCTCCACGGCCCTGGCGAAGGAGGTCTCGGTCTCGAAGCCCCGGGCCACCTCGTGGGCGTGGGCGGAGAAGGCGCGCTCCACCGGATCGCGGACCAGCACGATCACCTTCACGCCCGGCAGGTCCCAGGCGATCCGGGGGCAGGCGAGCGGATGGAACAGGTAGTAGGGCGAGGACTCGAAGGCCAGCGGGCGGCAGCCGTACCGGCGGGCCAGCCGGGAGGCCGTGGCCCGCAGCGGGAAGTGCGCGCGATACCACGACAGGCCCCGGTCGTAGGCCACGTCGAAGTAGTGGACGCCCTTGTGGAAGACGGGCTTGAGGATCAGCGGGTGCTGGGCCAGCGCCCGGTAGAGCGAGGTGGTGCCGGAGCGTTGCGCCCCGGCGATCAGGAAGGAGGGCAGCATCCGGCTCCCGGAGGTGAGGCGCCCGGCGGTCCGCGACACGGCGTGGACGGAACGCTTCAGCCTGGGCTTCACGTCAGGGCCTCCTGGAAGTCGACGACGGGGTTGAGCCAGT
Coding sequences:
- a CDS encoding WecB/TagA/CpsF family glycosyltransferase, with product MAFRTVHETLSVPRQRSRPDRATRRRLRRRVQVAGLAIDPMTEGEVVDHVVAALKRGEGGHLVTPNVDITWAAARDPEARGIIEGADLVVADGMPLVWAARLLGTPVPARVTGADLIWSLAEAATFYRYPIYLLGGPPGVARQAAERLTARHPGLLVAGTDTPPYGFEASDEGYAEVRDAVVAAGPRLVFVGLGFPKQDRLIAALRKDLPGTWFVGCGSAIAFAAGAVRRAPRWMQGAGLEWLFRLLNEPGRLARRYLLHDLPFALWLLTACLLRRLFS
- a CDS encoding sulfotransferase encodes the protein MAGAMTPVLVTGLPRSGTSWTGKMLAAGGELVYVNEPLNPQHPPGQSPGVLNARVTHRFQYICPDNDGRWLPAFSDTVALRYRFLAELRRNRSPYDLARMVRYGTAFTLGRLAGRRALLDDPFALFSAGWFAERLGCRVVILVRDPVSFVGSWQRLGWTVYFHELLEQPLLVRDHPHLEELRPLVGCQDRVVKAVALWRAARTVAADLAARHPGILLARYEDLAADPQRGFRRLYEWSGLSWSDRAGERISRACTSAATGTGGFAWSGLSRTAYRPMDSRQALATAAGRLTPEEIHRVTELAAR
- a CDS encoding sulfotransferase domain-containing protein; its protein translation is MKPRLKRSVHAVSRTAGRLTSGSRMLPSFLIAGAQRSGTTSLYRALAQHPLILKPVFHKGVHYFDVAYDRGLSWYRAHFPLRATASRLARRYGCRPLAFESSPYYLFHPLACPRIAWDLPGVKVIVLVRDPVERAFSAHAHEVARGFETETSFARAVELEESRLAGAVEGLRAAPHSVNHAHRHHAYLARGRYAEQLAPLEPLIGRDRLLVLDSGRFFAGPEVVYDRVLEFLGLPHIGDPVFERHNARPRPAPMPDSLRRELADHFEESDALLTPWLGAEPTWRR
- a CDS encoding glycosyltransferase family 2 protein; this encodes MSPSVGVVIPTRGHRPEQLRSATRAALGQDHPGAVEVVIVVDGADPALVTDQVAGLLARRAPGARREQTAPRGVRVAANRLSPGLPGARNTGIAALGTDLVSFCDDDDEWLPGKVGAQVAALEAEPGAEFSSCAIEVEYGSRRVPRLAGTGLVTRAYLVRSRMVMVHSSTFLFRRGTLWADESAPGGQNEDWDLALRAAARHPIAHVDRPLVRVRWGGSLYATRWADRIAGLEWMLARHPDLAVDPRGAARVYGQLAFHHAALGRRREAGRWAWRAFAARRGELRAPIALAVAAGLVSAQTVLSTLHHRGHGI
- a CDS encoding lipopolysaccharide biosynthesis protein — translated: MVTLTPPRLSGLARGGLAGVAGAGIGAAAQFGVVVLVVRGAGQEVAGAFFAATALCLMAAGILRLDAGSGLIYFIARSRPFGYRCTSGYVRAALVPVGALSLAAGATALSVSPDPTVLVLAAALPVLVCADVVVAASRGFGAMRPTVLLDGVLQPVGQLLLVSAVVLAGAESVPLLAAAWALPSLPVLLLSALWLRRRLPRGPYLPGTAHDLWRYTWPRSMAAAIQAVFQRLDIVIVAVLAGPAEAAVYTAATRFKVVGQLVNQGLTQAVQPRLVRALAEGDLARARELYQSTTMWLTLLTWPLWLCYAALAPWLLGLFGDGYASGVPVALVLAATMMLATACGMVDVVLTAAGHTGPSLAVLAAAIAVTLTLDALLIPACGASGAALGWAGGMLVKNLLPLWLIHRRYGLRPFGVHSRAALRTWRAR
- a CDS encoding sulfotransferase → MSDSPAPARVVFVGGLGRSGTTLLERLLGEVPGIAPLGEVVHLWARGVLADEACGCREPFGSCPFWREVGERAFGGWSEALAHRVLALRHRVDRTRRIPTLAQLLTEEWPGVAGRPSTGLGEPGGAGRPFPGLAELGGHTGGWPSPGLAELGEYAAAHRRLYDAAGEVAGCPIVIDSSKHASLAFCLAATGVDVHVVHVVRDPRAVAHSWHRRVARPEDGHPMTRWSPARTSLHWLAQNLSLELLGRRGVSVTRVRYEDLLGAPVDTLRRVVARIGLRPRLDFLADGEAELSVAHTASGNPMRFTVGRIGLTPDDGWRTAASARHQRLVTALTWPLMNKYGYRGRLA